The Rhizoctonia solani chromosome 4, complete sequence genome contains a region encoding:
- a CDS encoding RNA polymerase I-specific transcription-initiation factor: MVILAIIIRGAQKLARLSWANINSEGPRISTGNTRCIFPPTRDALSLADGLSFERKVLATNTWLRSREGVDDLEAIVLRELLEDDEKFAKAAATYNPYCSDLLAMDFLTKGHRKRAGIIAYPMGQSFDTLGASVLFDEKWGTVFSSGEQSGWKAPSSILQITNSNTIYKPDATTYANSGCLFAVRTLFDVHFVSISPRPGASVVAKQRVLSSFGRADIGNHRPFELVFNPHERSHAGLVVSDVGEVWSFGLDSKPSLLYTQIDDPITRVGAYDLPYWGLRWGVHPETFMLGSRSKISFYDKRTSTIASVLPVPQTVTSFDTIRNENFAQIFLSDMKHVSLVDERMLGRPIISWAHHRDGDMTLRIKAVELGQKKVGLLTSKRSSFISVYDPVLSESGGLKGCDSYGLEWDSPNNCIPASIAVYIPPTTVRPTLFHLSNVGAIYRQDLAIGACEPSVERVVWEHELKNIAEKVELQHERYSKEDMAKCREVNVRNKYERIFMNSNTDLDGPSVAEIIDLAPTAFQRANEPIDRPMILHDLARVVPQETASVIPRSFFASTRSLPLPKARLLLRHTEHLRSQSQETVSWSYDLLKTQAHIWPGLSPTPTVDDLLAFSVLDNASERASKRDKEARQEIALDLALSTTVYSTVPFQPSRPKLRPAPVARDNDDMLSVAASALTLEGIEPPHVQHVQPCPTKGLVDGKKGAEQRQSLVARLLASEWDPDSSPGDYEFHDPYNQDYDEAMPAWKLMARTKADKELLEQAKLRLMSGRAAMAPVGSVLLPSVQISRTKPLRYQTLSLFESYAKWKVNPSLLQNKRRRTNLERQHRLK; encoded by the exons ATGGTCATCCTCGCGATTATTATCAGAGGAGCACAAAAGCTTGCCCGGCTTTCTTGGGCGAATATCAATTCAGAAG GCCCTCGTATTTCGACCGGTAATACTAGATGTATCTTTCCTCCTACACGGGACGCACTATCACTCGCTGACGGACTCTCGTTTGAGCGAAAGGTACTCGCTACA AATACATGGCTTAGAAGCCGGGAAGGAGTGGACGATTTGGAGGCTATAGTTTTGCGCGAGTTACTAGAAGACGACGAGAAATTTGCCAAGGCAGCTGCAACATATAATCCCTATTGCTCTGATTTGCTAGCCATGGATTTTCTAACTAAAGGTCACCGAAAGCGAGCTGGGATAATAGCATATCCTATGGGGCAAAGCTTTGATACCTTGG GTGCTTCTGTACTATTTGACGAGAAATGGGGCACGGTTTTCAGCTCGGGAGAACAGTCAGGCTGGAAAGCACCGTCATCCATTCTTCAGATTACAAACTCTAATACCATTTACAAACCTGATGCTACCACTTACGCCA ACTCTGGGTGCCTGTTTGCTGTTCGTACACTATTCGACGTTCATTTCGTTAGTATTTCTCCAAGGCCAGGGGCCTCGGTAGTTGCAAAACAGAGGGTGCTTTCATCCTTTGGACGAGCCGACATCGGGAACCACAGGCCCTTTGAGCTAGTGTTTAACCCCCATGAGCGGTCACACGCGGGACTCGTCGTCTCTGATGTTGGCGAAGTTTGGAGTTTCGGGTTGGATTCTAAACCCTCTTTATTGTA TACTCAGATTGATGATCCGATTACTCGAGTCGGCGCATATGACCTACCTTATTGGGGGCTACGATGGGGGGTACACCCAGAGACCTTTATGTTGGGTTCGCGGTCCAAAATTAGTTTTTATGATAAGAGG ACATCGACCATTGCGTCCGTACTACCTGTTCCTCAAACCGTAACAAGCTTCGACACAATTCGGAACGAAAACTTTGCCCAGATATTCCTTAGCGACATGAAGCATGTATCCTTGGTTGACGAGCGAATGCTGGGTCGCCCGATTATATCCTGGGCCCACCACCGAGATGGTGACATGACGCTACGTATCAAGGCAGTCGAACTTGGCCAGA AGAAAGTTGGCCTGCTTACTTCTAAACGCTCGAGTTTCATCAGCGTTTACGATCCCGTGTTGTCTGAGAGCGGGGGATTAAAAGGCTGCGACTCGTATGGTTTGGAATGGGACTCGCCGAATAATTGCATACCAGCGAGCATCGCGGTGTATATCCCACCCACAACCGTTCGACCTACACTATTTCATCTCTCTAACGTGGGTGCGATATACCGCCAAGATTTGGCCATCGGGGCTTGTGAACCTAGTGTGGAGAGGGTTGTTTGGGAGCATGAGCTGAAGAACATAGCGGAGAAGGTTGAGCTTCAGCATGAGCGGTACAGCAAAGAAGATATGGCCAAGTGCCGAGAGGTGAACGTTCGAAACAAATACGAAC GAATATTTATGAACAGCAACACAGACTTGGATGGGCCCTCAGTGGCCGAGATTATTGACTTGGCGCCAACTGCGTTCCAAAGGGCCAACGAACCAATTGATAGACCCATGATTCT gcatgacttggctcgCGTGGTTCCTCAAGAAACCGCATCCGTCATCCCTCGCTCGTTCTTTGCATCAACCCGATCGTTACCCCTTCCCAAGGCTCGGTTGCTCCTCAGGCACACTGAACACCTACGCAGCCAGTCCCAGGAAACTGTATCCTGGAGCTACGACCTTTTGAAAACACAAGCCCACATCTGGCCAGGCCTTTCACCAACCCCAACTGTGGATGACCTCCTTGCTTTCAGCGTACTAGACAACGCATCGGAGAGAGCTTCCAAAAGAGACAAAGAAGCGAGACAAGAGATAGCACTGGACTTGGCTCTATCAACAACTGTATATTCGACTGTTCCCTTCCAACCATCTCGGCCCAAGCTGCGACCTGCCCCGGTAGCCCGAGACAACGATGACATGCTCTCCGTTGCGGCCTCTGCCTTGACTTTGGAGGGAATCGAGCCACCTCATGTTCAACACGTTCAACCTTGCCCTACAAAAGGACTAGTTGATGGTAAAAAAGGTGCTGAGCAACGACAGAGTCTGGTCGCACGTTTATTGGCATCAGAATGGGATCCAGATTCGTCTCCAGGCGACTACGAATTCCATGATCCCTACAACCAAGATTACGACGAGGCCATGCCAGCCTGGAAGTTAATGGCTCGCACCAAAGCGGATAAAGAGTTGCTTGAACAAGCCAAGTTGAGGCTCATGTCAGGTAGAGCAGCGATGGCTCCTGTCGGATCGGTATTACTACCTTCGGTTCAAATCTCTCGAACCAAACCCCTGCGATATCAAACCCTGTCGCTGTTCGAGTCGTACGCCAAGTGGAAAGTCAACCCGAGCTTGCTGCAAAACAAACGGCGTCGGACCAACTTGGAGAGGCAACATCGTCTCAAATGA
- a CDS encoding NADH dehydrogenase (ubiquinone) 1 alpha subcomplex 5 translates to MLRFTRPLRQALKSTTGIYGVAVHPDPLPVLRKTYESTLSILSQMPSHASKGDATQVENTLGEGQIEEILMSAEDELSLAGKMLEWKPWEPLEVKPAPGQWDYVRD, encoded by the exons ATGTTACGATTCACCCGCCCCCTCAGACAAGCACTCAAGTCTACTACTGGTATATACGGCGT TGCCGTACATCCCGATCCTCTCCCGGTCCTCCGTAAAACATATGAATCGACGCTCTCGATATTGTCCCAGATGCCTTCTCATGCG TCTAAGGGTGATGCAACACAGGTAGAAAATACCTTGGGCGAGGGTCAGATTGAGGAGATTTTAATGAGTGCTGAGGATGAGTTGAGTTTGGCGGGAAAAATGCTCGAGTGGAAACC GTGGGAACCTTTGGAGGTTAAGCCCGCTCCTGGGCAATGGGACTATGTCCGTGACTAG
- a CDS encoding RNA polymerase I-specific transcription-initiation factor, producing the protein MSLTHVTSAKAKTHFSEVTVRLSRIAALASQAKEASQAKEASQTRQHNNIGVGEDMLREGGGDEVEVENENEEEREGARRHGSHIDSLVASWDLPKEAKNVCRTIWLLALDVLPQPPPPQPWLYAQTDGSSERGGSAQEQGEFSEAQTPEDTDEPEGLSDDEADIEAQMNQEIENLLREASETDSNPDIKKMDASEGQRAYNKNTRYTLYDSTAANISILVLTCWWLRVPVIYSDFVSLINTYQLPYLSVVPLLPKNMEKHLSSALRQELTPPHAPTVAALHVITRRIARRLHLVHGVDIPELNAAPILWRAVRAFQGPPMLYTMVKILMERLKVPLTIHPALAPAPAPGVAKYAGDWAPIEVTMSAIIIVCLKLVYGFREVTNVVREEDDPAACFLPFSDYVAALREGKEGHHKSFGRLLTSENDRTADTLTEKEIDRYLEVAERALKTSRLGSLKSLRKYDTLSNNDPLTQSSISRTYDNSITPEGLRRPEINPNLEKATNILASEQLTIWSPEDPLGALPPDYALLILTASSWSGVHNSNINHLVAILERRLKRDRGPDIGGSQRSTPEDSESDGEHIDVNQPDVSEEESESNDESKDGLHHSYQMGSQKWRSRVHQKLAGSNRKGTPQTDETSSPQTSTPPEEFRT; encoded by the exons GCCTCACAGACTCGCCAG CATAATAATATTGGCGTTGGGGAAGACATGTTGAGGGAGGGTGGGGGCGATGAAGTCGAAGTCGAAAATGAAAACGAGGAAGAGAGGGAGGGGGCTAGGCGACATGGGAGTCAT ATTGATAGTCTTGTTGCTTCGTGGGATTTGCCTAAAGAAGCAAAG AATGTTTGTCGAACTATCTGGCTTCTGGCTCTCGATGTTTTACctcaaccaccaccacctcaaCCTTGGCTCTACGCCCAGACAGACGGTTCCTCTGAGAGAGGTGGATCGGCGCAGGAGCAAG GCGAATTTAGTGAAGCACAAACACCCGAAGACACCGACGAACCAGAGGGGTTGAGCGATGATGAAGCAGACATAGAGGCGCAAATGAACCAAGAAATAGAAAATTTGCTTCGTGAAGCATCGGAGACCGACTCTAATCCAGATATCAAAAAAATGGATGCGAGCGAAGGGCAACGAGCGTATAACAAGAACACCCGCTATACGTTGTACGACTCAACAGCCGCAAACATATCCATATTAGTTTTAACTTGCTGGTGGCTTAGAGTCCCTGTTATCTACTCTGATTTCGTTAG TTTGATTAACACCTACCAACTTCCTTATTTGAGTGTAGTACCTCTTCTTCCGAAAAACATGGAGAAACACTTGTCTTCAGCACTACGACAAGAGCTTACCCCACCC CACGCACCCACTGTTGCTGCCCTTCATGTTATAACCCGGCGAATTGCTAGGCGGCTACATCTTGTTCATGGTGTCGATATTCCGGAACTCAATGCTGCTCCTATTCTGTGGCGTGCGGTCCGAGCCTTTCAAGGTCCAC CTATGCTATATACTATGGTAAAGATTCTAATGGAACGCCTGAAAGTTCCGTTGACTATTCATCCAGCGCTTGCACCTGCTCCAGCTCCTGGCGTGGCGAAGTACGCTGGTGACTGGGCACCTATCGAAGTCACAATGTCTGCTATTATCATAGTTTGTCTCAAACTTGTATATGGGTTCCGAGAAGTGACTAA CGTTGTTCGTGAAGAGGATGATCCTGCCGCATGTTTCCTACCATTTTCAGATTATGTCGCAGCTCTGAGGGAAGGGAAAGAGGGCCATCATAAGAGCTTTGGCCGCTTGCTCACTTCGGAAAATGATCG AACAGCAGATACCTTGACCGAAAAAGAAATCGATAGGTACTTGGAGGTTGCAGAAAGGGCTTTGAAAACGTCGCGTCTAGGGAGTCTCAAATCATTGCGCAAGTATGACACCCTTTCAAACAATGACCCACTAACCCAAAGCAGCATTTCAAGGACTTAT GACAATTCAATTACGCCAGAAGGTTTACGTAGGCCAGAAATTAACCCGAACTTAGAGAAGGCTACCAATATACTGGCAA GCGAACAGCTGACGATTTGGTCTCCCGAGGATCCTCTTGGAGCGCTCCCTCCCGATTATGCGCTGCTAATCCTCACAGCAAGCTCCTGGTCAGGGGTCCACAATTCCAACATCAACCACCTTGTTGCCATACTGGAACGTAGGCTGAAGCGTGATAGAGGACCAGACATTGGTGGCAGCCAAAGGTCAACACCAGAAGACTCTGAGTCCGATGGAGAACACATTGATGTAAACCAACCTGATGTATCAGAGGAAGAATCAGAGTCCAATGACGAGAGTAAAGATGGATTACATCACAGCTACCAGATGGGCTCTCAAAAGTGGAGGTCCCGGGTGCACCAGAAACTTGCTGGATCTAATCGCAAAGGCACTCCACAAACCGACGAAACGAGTTCTCCACAAACGAGCACCCCTCCCGAAGAATTTCGAACCTGA
- a CDS encoding U6 snRNA-associated Sm-like protein LSm1: protein MDSLIPFTTSGALVESVDKKMVVVLRDGRKLIGVLRSYDQFANLVMENTLERIYHGDAFADIRRGVYLIRGENVVLLGEVDLDREDEVPLRPVPIEEIGYTHQQEADKRKQVEQAKAQILYDEKGFSKEGGEGDGY, encoded by the exons ATGGATTCATTAATACCGTTTACAACTTCCGGCGCGTTAGTCGAAAGCGTCGATA AGAAGATGGTCGTTGTCCTGCGAGATGGCCGTAAATTGATTGGAGTTTTGAGATCGTATGATCAATTCG CGAATCTTGTCATGGAAAACACACTCGAACGTATTTACCACGGAGATGCATTTGCAGACATTCGCCGAGGAGTATATTTGATTCGAGGAGAGAATGTTGTGTTGCTCGGAGAAGTA GACCTAGATCGTGAGGACGAAGTGCCCTTGCGACCTGTTCCTATCGAAGAAATTGGATACACTCATCAACAGGAAGCAGATAAACGCAAGCAAGTTGAACAGGCCAAGGCTCAAATCCTTTATGATGAAAAGGGATTTTCCAAAGAGGGGGGAGAAGGAGACGGGTATTAG
- a CDS encoding proteoglycan 4, with amino-acid sequence MSAPPTPQRSASESLTSRFKRNPIRGLTLGGGRPVSPSTTTSSTGRVTPTRSATRDSSTPPPTTRSRSSIIPSALQRRISSTIAPSSTKASSSKAPSSEAVNDLDIKSAPSTTEQGSIDAPKEDISADVSGHARALSGSTVESEPPMTPPPAPAAEPLPISKPEDLTSDSPHDGASIASSRSPSRLRRQVSNISRRSVSGSIRRLSLLGPASPPQAETASIHAQGEMQKSLSRSPSISSLRRHAASPEPIPTKTAESTSTPEPVSEPEAPKAVDSESEVGQPEVIPQVAQTEAPQIEAPQTKVPEPVVEEPEPEHQPEVRTEVQPAVVSTPQESTPASSVNAQSSNEPPASRPVEPHTPIKPSMSRNASTTSFGRSPTPDKPDTKRRSTFTKWARKSIDRRPSVSGSPGLVRSPSRGPVDDESDTESVKERERKWGTGLPVPDPPAPKKSEDNMKRRFSLGRRDSAKSPNDSPVESDKKSGWGKVIRAVTKAKKEKADSSASTPEASSLDVSTELAESRPSLMIPERLYNDQRPLSAIVESPVAPLNPHMLVRSQSPEQVFGAPVPVGAMDSPVVVKAETTSPELSPVMVTIDSDASGMDSAVENLQALDAVAAEVQPPVETIAEEPSQSVEVEQPQDSPAPAEETPVAVEEVSVPEIVAPEAEAPTIPVAETTTPTPAPAPANLMSPVSPNSPSSSPWDAGIEREIARARRPASPMAALRPPTAEAALLPASSESRGSILTNLRKLARPACDWAVSPAIQLAVTLSLVLPRRKRDVANPSNRKRGGWWPLRRGQRTEMRFNAIRGVSDETPIVSKTWAVPAAVRTTAKVVTAPASETDEEDLEDEAAPRRFEFSLSPSPEPDLECPR; translated from the exons ATGTCCGCACCACCTACACCTCAACGTTCAGCTTCAGAAAGCCTTACCAGTCGCTTCAAGCGTAATCCTATTCGTGGCCTTACCTTGGGCGGCGGTCGTCCTGTATCCCCTTCCACTACTACTAGTTCCACAGGACGCGTTACTCCGACTCGCTCAGCCACTCGTGACTCGTCCACACCACCACCCACCACCAGGTCTCGCTCGAGTATCATACCATCAGCACTGCAACGCAGGATTTCTTCAACTATCGCCCCGTCTTCAACCAAGGCTAGCTCTTCCAAGGCTCCAAGTTCCGAGGCTGTAAACGATctagatatcaagtccgcgCCATCTACGACCGAGCAAGGTTCAATCGACGCGCCAAAGGAAGACATTAGCGCCGATGTCTCTGGTCACGCTCGCGCTCTTTCGGGATCAACTGTCGAATCTGAACCCCCAATGACGCCTCCACCAGCTCCAGCTGCCGAGCCATTACCTATTTCCAAGCCTGAAGATCTCACATCTGATTCACCTCATGATGGTGCTTCAATCGCTAGTTCGCGCTCCCCAAGCCGGCTCCGCCGTCAAGTCTCCAATATTAGCCGTCGCAGCGTCAGCGGAAGCATTCGTCGCCTTTCGCTGCTTGGTCCCGCAAGTCCCCCGCAAGCCGAGACCGCCTCAATCCATGCTCAAGGCGAAATGCAAAAGTCCCTGAGCAGGTCGCCTTCTATCTCTTCACTTCGTCGTCACGCTGCAagccctgagccaatccccACCAAGACAGCCGAGTCGACATCCACTCCTGAGCCTGTTTCGGAGCCCGAAGCACCCAAGGCTGTGGACTCAGAGTCTGAAGTTGGCCAACCCGAAGTGATCCCGCAAGTTGCTCAGACTGAAGCTCCTCAAATTGAAGCTCCTCAAACCAAGGTTCCTGAACCTGTGGTTGAAGAGCCTGAGCCTGAGCATCAACCCGAAGTCCGAACCGAAGTTCAGCCCGCCGTTGTTTCGACTCCACAGGAGAGCACCCCTGCCTCCTCGGTCAATGCCCAGTCTTCCAATGAGCCTCCCGCCTCTAGGCCAGTTGAACCACACACTCCAATTAAACCGTCAATGTCTCGTAACGCCAG CACGACTTCGTTCGGCAGGTCACCTACTCCTGACAAGCCAGACACCAAACGCCGCAGCACTTTTACCAAATGGGCACGAAAGAGTATCGATCGCCGACCAAGTGTTTCGGGATCGCCTGGTCTCGTCCGCTCCCCATCGCGCGGACCAGTTGACGATGAAAGTGATACCGAGTCGGTCAAGGAGCGCGAACGCAAATGGGGAACTGGTTTGCCTGTACCTGATCCGCCTGCTCCCAAGAAGTCCGAAGACAACATGAAGCGCCGCTTCAGTCTTGGTCGTCGTGATAGTGCCAAATCCCCGAATGACTCTCCTGTCGAGAGTGACAAGAAATCAGGATGGGGCAAAGTAATCCGTGCTGTAACGAAGGCAAAGAAGGAGAAGGCCGATAGCTCGGCTTCTACGCCCGAAGCATCCTCTCTTGACGTATCGACTGAACTCGCCGAGTCTCGTCCTTCATTGATGATTCCCGAGCGCCTCTACAACGACCAGCGACCACTCTCCGCTATCGTCGAGTCACCAGTGGCTCCACTTAATCCTCACATGTTGGTCCGTTCTCAGTCTCCAGAACAAGTCTTCGGGGCACCCGTTCCTGTCGGAGCTATGGACTCGCCTGTTGTGGTCAAAGCTGAGACAACCAGTCCTGAGTTGTCTCCAGTTATGGTCACTATTGATTCCGATGCGTCGGGCATGGATTCCGCCGTAGAGAACCTTCAAGCCCTCGACGCTGTTGCTGCCGAGGTACAACCTCCAGTTGAAACTATAGCCGAAGAGCCAAGTCAGTCTGTCGAGGTCGAGCAACCCCAGGATTCACCTGCACCTGCTGAAGAAACGCCTGTGGCCGTCGAGGAGGTTTCTGTGCCAGAGATCGTTGCACCTGAAGCAGAGGCCCCCACCATTCCGGTGGCTGAGACCACCACGCCCACACCTGCACCTGCACCTGCAAATTTGATGAGCCCGGTGAGCCCCAACAGCCCATCCTCTTCGCCGTGGGATGCCGGTATCGAACGCGAAATCGCCCGTGCGCGCCGCCCCGCCAGTCCAATGGCGGCCCTTCGACCTCCAACCGCCGAGGCAGCCCTGCTCCCAGCATCATCGGAGTCAAGAGGAAGCATCCTGACGAACCTACGGAAGTTGGCAAGGCCCGCGTGCG ACTGGGCCGTCAGTCCCGCTATTCAATTGGCCGTTACTCTGTCGCTTGTGCTGCCTCGTCGCAAGCGCGATGTTGCCAACCCCTCGAATAGGAAGCGTGGTGGATGGTGGCCACTCCGTCGTGGTCAGCGTACCGAGATGCGCTTCAATGCGATTCGCGGTGTGAGCGACGAGACACCGATCGTGTCCAAGACGTGGGCTGTTCCTGCCGCCGTTCGCACCACCGCCAAGGTTGTCACTGCCCCTGCTAG CGAGACGGACGAGGAAGATCTCGAGGATGAGGCTGCTCCTCGGCGATTTGAATTCAGCCTGAGTCCCTCGCCTGAACCTGATCTGGAGTGCCCCCGATGA